The Streptomyces sp. NBC_00569 genomic sequence GCGCAGAGCCGGGGCATCGGACGGACCCTGCTCACCCGCGCCGAGGAACTCATCACCGCCGCCGGTGCCACCCGGTTGATGATGCGGGGCAGACCGCCGTACTACGCCTGGCCCGGCATCGACATCCGCTACACCCGAGCCGTCTGCCTCGCCGAGTCCAGCGGCTACACCCGCGGACGCGAGGGCCTCAACATGAGCGTCGACCTGCCCACCGCGCCACTGGACACGGCAGCCGACGAAGCGCGTCTGGCCGCCGCCGGAGTGCAGGTCCGCCGCCTGACCGCGCAGGACGAGAAGCCGTTCCTCGCGTGGATGGCCCGGTGGGGCGGCACCTGGGACGGCGAGGCCGCACGCGCCCTCGCCTATGATCCGCCGCGCGGCCATGTCGCCGTCCGCGAGGGTGCAGACGCAGTCGAATACGTGGGATTCGCCTGTCACGGCGTCAACCGCCGCTCCTGGTTCGGCCCGATGGGCACCGACTCCGCCCTGCGTGGCATGGGTGTCGGAACCGTACTGCTGCGGCGCTGCCTCGCCGACCAGCTCGCGGCCGGGCTCGACGAGGCCGAGATCGGCTGGACCGGGCCCGTCCACTTCTACGCCCGTGGTGTGGAAGCGCGGCTCGGCCGGGTCTTCTGGACGTACTCCAAAGACATCTGAGCCCCACGACCAGACTTGAGAGGATCCGTCATGCCGTCCGTCCGCACCGGCCAGCCCTCCAGCGTGCTGCTGACCCTCGCCGACCAGGTGCTGCAGCCCGGCTTCCACGGCACCGTCGCCCCCGACTGGATCCGCCGCCGGCTCGGCGACGGGCTGCGCTCGCTCCTCCTCTTCGGCCCCAACATCCGAGATCGCGCGCAGACCGCCGCGCTCACCGATGCCCTGCGCGCCGAGAACCCTGACGTACTGATCGCCGTCGACGAGGAAGGCGGCGACATCACCCGCCTCGAGGCGACGACCGGCTCCTCCTATCCCGGCAACCTCGCCCTCGGCACCATCGACGACACCGCGGTGACCACTGCCGTCGCCCGCTCGATCGGCGCCGAGCTGCGTGCCGTCGGCATCGACCTCGACTACGCACCCGACGCCGACGTCAACTCCAACCCCGACAACCCGGTCATCGGCACCCGCTCCTTCGGCGCGGACCCGGCACTGGCCGCCCGGCACACCGCTGCCTGGATCCGCGGACTGCAGAGCGCGGGAACCGCCGCGTGCGCGAAACACTTTCCCGGCCACGGAGACACCGACAAGGACTCCCACACCGACCTGCCCGTTGTCGCCATGGACGCCGACCGGATCGCCGAACTGGCCCTGCCGCCCTTCCGCGCCGCCCTGGCCGCCGGCGCCCGAGCGGTGATGACCGCTCACCTCCTCATCCCCGCCCACGACGCCGAACACCCGGCCACCGTGAGCCCGCGCCTGGTCACGGGACTGCTCCGGGAAGAGCTGGGATTCGACGGACTCGTCGTCAGCGACGCCGTCGAAATGCGGGCCGTCCGCGCCCGCTACGGACTGACCGGGGCCGCCGTCCGCGCGCTGGCCGCGGGCGTGGACCTCGTCTGCCTCGGCAACACATCGGGCGAGGCCGAGTTCACCGCCCTGCGCACCGCCATCGCGCAGGCGGTGGAGCGCGGCGAGCTCCCGGAGGAGCGGCTGGCCGAAGCCGCCCACCGCACGGCCGGCTTCACCGCCTGGCAACGCGACCTGGCCAAGACCGCTGCCGTCGCGCCGCCGGACCGGGAGCTGGGACTAACGGCCGCCCGCCGTGCCCTTCGCCTCACCCCACCCGGCGCACCCGCACTGCCTCTGAAGAAGGCCCCCGTCCTGGTCGAGTTCGGCATCCCCGGCACCGTCGTCCAAGGAGACGGCGTTCCGTGGGGCCTGGGCTCCGCCCTCTCCTCGCTCCTGCCCGGGACGGTGCGTGTCGCCCTGCCCGCAGTCGCCCCCTACGACGACGCCCGGACCCATTCGATCGTGGCCCAGGCCGCAGGCCGACCGCTGGTCATCGCCGTTCGCGACGCACACCGCCGTCCCGCCGTGGGCGACTGGCTTCGCGCGCTGCTCACCCGCCGTCCCGACGCGATCATCGTGGAACTCGGCTTCCCACGCCCCGGCGTGGGCGGAGCCGTCCGCATCGACACACACGGAGCCGCCAGGGTCTGCGGACAGGCCGCCGCGGAGGCCCTCGCCGGACGGACACTGCCCCACACCTGATCGGCCGACGGTGCGGCGACCGGGTCGCGCCTCATCGGCCGACTGCCCGGACCCGTCAGTGAAGAGCTTCCACCAAGAGCCCCGCTGCCGACGGACCCTCAGGGAACTGACGGTCCAGCGGTGCCGTGCCATCCATGGACACCGCGCCGTCATCGACCCGACCTCGGGTCGTGGCTAGCATCACGACCATGCCATCCGACAGGGATCCGTCGATCATCAACCCGCTCGAACAGCTGACGATCGACCAGTTGCGGGCCCGGACCAGCATGAAGTGGACCACCTTTCCCGCCGACGTCCTGCCCCTCTGGGTGGCCGAGATGGACGTGCCGCTCGCCGAGCCGGTCGCGGCCCGGCTGCACGAGGCCGTCGAAGCCGGCGACACCGGCTATCCCAGCGGCCGTGCCTACGCCCGTGCCCTCCAGTCGTTCGCCGCGGACCGCTGGGGATGGCGGGGCTTCGAGGCCGAGCAGACCGCCATCGTCCCCGACGTGATGATGGGCATCGTCGAGGCGCTACGGCTGATCACGTCTTCGGGCGACGCCGTGGTGGTGTGCCCGCCCGTCTACCCACCGTTCTACGCCTTCGTCACCCACGCCGACAGAAGAGTGATCGAGGCGCCGCTCGGACCCGACGGCCGACTCGACATGGAGACGCTCAGGGCGGCGTTCGCCTCGGCCCAGCGCGTCTCGGCGCGAACCGTCCTGCTGCTGGCCAATCCGCACAACCCCACCGGAACGGTCCACACGAGGGCCGAACTCGTCGCGGTCGCCGCTCTGGCCAGGTCCTTCGGAGTGCGAGTCGTCTCGGACGAGATCCACGCACCCGTGGTCCTGCCCGGCGCGGAGTTCGTCCCCTACCTGACCGTCCCCGGCGCCGAGGACGCGTTCGCCCTGCACTCCGCGTCGAAGGCCTGGAATCTCGCCGGCCTGAAGGCGGCGCTGCTGGTGGCCGGACCGCACGCCGTCGACGACCTGCACCGACTTCCGGAGGAGGTCAGCCACGGGCCCAGCCATGTCGGCATCCTCGCCCACACCGCCGCCTTCGAGAAGGGGCGGCCCTGGCTGGACGCGCTGCTGCGTGGTCTCGACACCAACCGTGCGCTACTCGCCGACCTCGTGGCCGAGCGCCTTCCCGGGCTCGCCCTGATGTGGCCGGAGGCGACGTATCTCGCCTGGCTCGACTGCCGCGCCCTCGGCCTCCACACGACGTCCCCGACGGCTGCAGCTCCCGTGGTCAGTGACATCGCCGGCCCCGCCCGGCTGTTCCTCGACCGGGCGCGGGTCGCGCTGAGCTCGGGGCACGTGTTCGGCAGCGGCGGCGCCGGGTTCGTACGGATCAACTACGCCACCTCTTCGGCGATGCTCCGCGAAGCGGTGGACCGCATGGCCGCCGCGGTGTCCGCCCTCGAAGCGCCCTGAGCAGCGGAGAAGAGCACCACATGTCCAGGTCCGTGACCAACTGCGAGAAGTCGGCCACGGCGCCGGCCTGAAGACCGTACTGTCCGTCAGAGAATGCGCAGTGTGCAGCGGGCCCGCGCCGTCGAGCTCGTCCCCGCGTAGACGTCGATGCGGCCGCTCTCCACGACGTACGTCCCTGCCGGGTCGTTCGTCCAGAAGCCGAGGTCCTCGGCGCCGAGCCGGAAGCGGACCGTGGTGCTCTCGCCCGGCTCCAGCGTCACCCGCTCGAAGCCGCGCAGCCGGCGCACCGGCTGGGCCACGCTCGCCGCGACGTCGTGGATGTAGAGCTGGACCACCTCGTCGCCGACACGGTCGCCGGTGTTGGTGACCGTCACCGTGACCTCGAGCGTCTCGCCCGCCGCCAGCTCGTCGCGGGTGATCTCGTCGCGCAGCAGCTCCGGGGCACCGGTGGTGAACGTCGTGTAGCTCAGGCCGTACCCGAACGGGAGCTGCGGGCTCTCGTCAAGGTCCAGGTACTTCGAGACGAACTTCGGGTCGGCGCCCGGGACATGGGCGGGGCGGCCGGTGTTCTCGTGGTTGTAGTAGACCGGGATCTGGCCCACCGAACGCGGGAAGGTCACGGGCAGCTTGCCGCCGGGGTTGACCGTGCCGAACAGCACGTCCGCCACGGCGTGCCCCGCCTCGATGCCCGGGTGCCACGCCTCGAGGACCGCGGGCGCGGTGTCCAGCCAGCCGCCGATCGTCAGAGGCCTGCCGTTCAGAAGCACCACGGCGTACGGCTTGCCGGTCGCGGCGACGGCGGCGATCAGCTCCTCCTGCCCGCGGGGCAGCGCGATGTCGCTGCGCACGGCCGCCTCGCCGCTGAGCGCGGGGGGTTCACCGACCACGACGACGGTGACCTCCGCCCCCTGCGCCGCGGCGACCGCGGCCGCGATGTCGTCACCGGCGTGGGTGACGCGGGCGCCGGGCGCCGCCGTGCGCACCGCGTCCAGGATGCTCACGGACGGGAGCCGGAAGCCGCCGGGACCGGCCCAGGTGCCGTGCAGGTCCGTGGAGTTCGCGAGCGGCCCGACGACCGCGATCGAGGGTGTGGTGCGCTCCAGGGGGAGGACACCGTCGTCGTTCTTGAGCAGCACCGTCGACCGGGCACCCGCGGCGCGCGCCGCCTCACGCGCGGCCGGCGTCGGACCGGCGATCTCGGCGGCCTCGTCGGTGTACGGCTGGTCGAACAGGCCGAGGGCGAACTTGAGGCGCAGGATGCGCGTGACCGCGTCGTCGAGGCGGGACTCGCCGATCAGGCCGTCGGCCACGAGCCGCTCGCCGTGCTCGGTCACGTTGGTGGAGACCATCTCCATGTCGAGCCCGGCGCCGAAGGCGAGGCGAGCCGCGTCGGCACCGTCCTCGGCGAAGCCGTGCGCGACGAGTTCCTCGACACCCGTGTAGTCGCTGACGACGAACCCGTCGAAGCCCCACTCCTCCTTGAGGATCGTGTTCATGGTGTGCGGGTTGCCGTGTGCCGGTACGCCCGCCACCGTGTTGAACGCTGCCATCACCGTGGCCACGCCCGCGTCCACGGCGGCCTTGAAGGGGGGCAGGTAGTGGTTGCGCAGCCGCTGCTCGGAGACATCGACCGTGTTGTAGTCGCGGCCGCCCTCCGCACCGCCGTAGGCGACGAAGTGCTTGGCACACGCCGCGATGCGCTCTCCCTCCGTCAACTCGCCGCCGTCGTCGGCGCCTTGGTAGCCGCGGACCTTGGCCACCGCGAAGGCGGCGTTGACGTAAGGATCCTCGCCGCAGCCCTCGGCGATGCGGCCCCAGCGCGGCTCATGGGTGACGTCCATCATCGGCGAGAACGTCCAGCGCACTCCGTTCGAGCGGGTCTCCGCCGCGGACACCTCGGCGTCCCTGCGGGCCACCTCCGGGTCGAAGGACGCCGCCTGGGCCAGCGGGATCGGGAACGTGGTCCAGAAGCCGTGGATGACGTCGAGGCCGAACAGCAGCGGGATGCCGAGCCGGGACTCCTCGACGGCCATCCGCTGCAGCGCGTTGGTGTGCGCCGCGCCATGGATGTTGAGCACCGAGCCGAGCAGACCGGCGCGCGCCGCCGCCTCGATGTGCGCGGTCTGGCCGCCACCGGGCCCCGTCTCACCGGTCCAGGTCAGCTGCTGCAGCTGACCCAGCTTCTCGGCGGTCGTCATCTGGTCGAGAAGTACCTTGACCTGGTCCTCATACCGTCGAAGCATGCGAGCCCCCTCACCGCTCTATTGCCGCATCGCCCATGCGAAGTTAACGTGTGCGCCAGTCATGTAAGCGCATTCAGGAAGCGCATACAAGTAGGTGGAGGTTTCTGATGGCCGACCTCGGGATTCCGACGGCCGGGGACGGACTGCACGTCATGAGCCTCAACCTGCAGGTCCACTGGGACAACCCGCCCCACACCTGGCCCGAACGCAGACAGACGGTCGCCGACCTGCTGCGCCGCGCACGTCCCCACCTCATCGGCACCCAGGAGGGCCTGCGGCACCAAGTCCTCGACGTCGAGGCCGCCTTGGGCGAGTACGGTGGCGGCCACGGCTGGATCGGCGAGGGCCGGGAGGGAGGTGACGACGGCGAGTTCATGGCCATCTTCTACGACCGCCGGCGCCTGACCCCCCTGACACACGGTCACTTCTGGCTCTCCGGCACACCGGACATCCCGGCCTCCAACACCTGGGGCGGCGGCTGCCCCCGCATGGTCACCTGGGTCCACTTCCGCGACCTGGCCACGGGCGGAGAGCTGTTCGCCGCCAACACCCACTTCGACCACGCGAGCGCCCACGCCCGAGAACGCTCCGCGGCCCTGCTCGCCGAGCGGCTCAGCGCTCTCGCGCCGGACCTCCCGACCATCGTCACCGGCGACTTCAACACCCCGGCGGGACCGAACAGCCCGCCCTACACCCGCCTGCTCGCCGACACGGGTCTGACGGACGCCTGGGACACGGCCGAGGAACGCGGCCCGGACCTGGGCACCTTCCACGACTACCGGCCCCCGGTCCCTGGCGGCGAGCGCATCGACTGGATCCTCGTCTCGCGCGGCGTCCGGGTCCGCTCGGCACACGCCAACACCTTCGCGCCCGGCGGCCGCTTCCCGAGCGACCACCTGCCGATCGAGGCTGTTCTGCACACCGCACCCCGACCGTCCCCGGAGGACCACACCCCATGACCCCTCGCCGCCCCGCCACCGAGTGGCTCACCGACGCCGTCCTCTACCAGATCTACCCGCAGTCCTTCGCCGACTCCGACGGCGACGGCATCGGCGACTTCGCCGGTGCCGAGGCCAGGCTGGACCACCTGGCCTGGCTCGGCGTGAACACCGTCTGGTTCAACCCGTGCTTCGCCTCGCCGTTCCGGGACGCCGGCTACGACGTCAGCGACTACCTCACCGTCGCCCCGCGCTACGGCACCAACGACGACCTGGTCAGGCTCGTCGACGCCGCCCGCAGCCGCGGCATCCGCGTCCTGCTCGACCTGGTCGCGGGCCACACCTCCGACGAACACGCCTGGTTCAAGGCGTCGGCGGACGACCCCTCCGACCAGCGCTACATCTGGGCCGACACCGAAACGGCGCCCCCCGGCTTCGTCGCCTCGCCCGGCACCCGCCCCGGCTTCTACCAGCCCAACTTCTTCGAGTCGCAGCCCGCGCTCAACTTCGGTCACGCCCGCACGAACACGGACGAACCCTGGCGCCTGCCCGTCGACGCCGAAGGACCCCGCGCCAACCGCCGAGCCCTGCGCGACATCATGGACCACTGGCTCTCCCTCGGCCTGTCCGGCTTCCGCGTCGACATGGCCGCATCGCTGGTCAAGGACGACCCGGGCCACGTCGAGACCGCCAAACTGTGGCGGGAACTGCGCGGCTGGCTCGACGACAGCCACCCGCACGCGGCACTCCTGTCCGAATGGGGCGACCCGGCGATCTCCGTCCCGGCAGGCTTCCACGCCGACTTCTTCCTCCAGTTCGGCTCCGCGAACGACGGCCTGTACCTGCGCTCCCTGTGGAACAACTTCGCCGGCACGGTCAGCGACCCCTGGACGCCGCAGACCCCGTACTTCGACGCGTCGGGCGAAGGCTCCGCGCGGACCTTCATCGACGGCTGGCGCGAGGCCCGCGACGCCGTCGGCGACGCCGGCTTCATCGCCCTGCCCACCGCCAACCACGACTTCTCCCGCCTGGCCTGCGGGCCGCGCGCCGCCGAGCAGCTGCCCGCCGCCTTCGCGTTCCAGCTCACCTGGCCCACGCTGCCCGCGATCTACTACGGCGACGAGATCGGCATGCGCTACGTCCCCGGCCTGCCCGACCACGAGGGCAGCCGCCTCGGCCCCCGCTACAACCGGGCCGGCTCACGCACTCCCATGCAATGGGACGACACCCCCAACGCGGGCTTCTCCACCGCCCCCGCCGACCGGCTCTACCTGCCCGTCGATCCCGACGCGAACCGGCCCACCGTGGCAGCCCAGCAGGCCGATCCCGACTCCCTGCTGAACCTGGTCCGCCGCCTCATCGCGCTGCGCCGCGCCACCCCGGATCTCGGCCCCGCGGGCAGCACCGAGGTCCTGCACGACGGCTACCCACTGGCCTACGTCCGCGGCGGCCGCTACCTCGTCGTCGTCAACCCGAGCGGCCAACACGCGGACACAGCCGCCCCCAAGGACACCGCCACCCCCGTGGTGGCCTCCGGGGTCACGGTGAGCGGGGGCAGGATCAGCGCCGACGGCTTCGGCTACGGCATCTTCGAGCTGTAACCCGACCTGAGAAGGCCGCGACCCACATCAGAGGGGCCGCACCGCCGTCCGGCGGTGCGGCCCCTCGAACGCCGACGGCGTCAGCCGGCGTCGGCGCTGATGAGGATCCGCTTGTCGTGATACGTGACCGAGGCACGGCAGCCGTCGCCCGACGACGAGGCCTTACCGGCCGCCGCCGCGGTGTTCAGCGCCCCGGAGGCCGGCGCCGGGGCCGCCCCCGCGCCCAAGCCGCCGAGGACGGTTCTGGGGCGCGGAGCGGATGCGGCGGTGACCGGCACGGACTTGCCGCGTCATCGCGGCTCCTCGGCGCTCACGTGCTCCGGTGTGTCCAGGTACGCCAGTTGCAGCGCGGTGAGCCGCGCCGTGAGGTCCTCGACGACCTGCGCGTACCCGGGGTCGTCGTACCGGTTGTGCAACTCGTCCGGATCCCGCTCCAGATCGAACAGCTCCCACTGCGGCGCACGGGTCCGCGGCGACGCCCCGACCTGCCCCGAACCGTGGCCCGGGTAATGGATCAACTTGTGCGTCCGGGTGCGGATCCCGTAATTGGCCTGCACGCCATGACACACGTCCAGATGCTCGAAGTAGCGGTAGTAGACGGCGTCACGCCAGTCGTCCGGCCGCTCGCCTCGCAGGAGCGGCAGCAGACTCCTGCCCTGCATCCGCTCGTGCGCGGGCACATGGGCCAGGTCGAGGATGGTCTGCGCGTAGTCGACGTTCGCCACCAGCTCGTCGCACGACGACCCCGGCTCCACCACGCCCGGCCAGCGCACGACCAACGGGATGCGCAGTGACGGCTCGTACATGAACCGCTTGTCGAACCAGCCGTGTTCACCCAGATAGAAACCGTGGTCGGAGGTGTACGCGACCACGGTGTCGTCCGCCAGCCCGCCGACATCGAGATGGTGCAGGACACGGCCCACGTTCTCGTCGAGCCCGGCGATCACCCGCAGATACTCCTTGATGTAGCGCTGATAGCGCCACTCCCGCTCCTCCCGCTCCGAAAGCCCCTCGGGCACCGGCATCTTGAGGTCCTGCGGCAGCAGGTCTGACATCCGCATACGCCCCTCGGCCGCTGCCCCGGCCCGGTTCGCGTAGTCGTCGTGGAGCGTGGCCGGGGCGGGAATCTCCTCGTGCTCGTACAGGTGACGATGGCGCTCGGCCGGCTCGAAGGCGCGGTGCGGCGCCTTGTGCTGGATCAGCAGCGCGAACGGCCGCTCCGGATCCCGCCGGTCCAGCCAGTTCAGGGCCAGGTCGGTGATGATGTCGGTGACGTAGCCGCGGTACTCGTTCTCACCGTCGGCGGTCAGGAACGTGGGGTCGTGGTACTGCCCGTGCTCCGGGAGGATCTCCCAGTGGTCGAAGCCGCACGGGTCACTGACGCCACCGTGCCCCAGATGCCACTTGCCGACGATCGCCGTCTGATAGCCCGCCGCCTGCAACATCTCGGGGAACGACGGCTGACGCGCGTCGAACTTCTGCCCCGGCTGCTCCAGCGTCGTCATGCCGTGCACATGGCTGTACGCGCCGGTGAGGAGCGTCGCCCGGGCGGGCGAGCAGATCGAGTTCGTACAAAAAGCGTTGTCGAACCGCATGCCTTCGGCCGCGAGCCGGTCCACCGCCGGGGTCCGGTTGATGACACTGCCGTACGCGCCGATGGCCGGCACCGCATGGTCGTCGGTCATCATCAGGATGATGTTGGGGCGCCGGACGGGGCGGCGGCCCTGCACGTGCATCGGGTCCGTCATGTTCCGAAGTTCTCCTTCGCCAGCAGCGGCCGCACGCGTCGCGCGAACCCTCCGCTGCGGAACGGGCCTTGCAGCAGCCCCGGCTTGAGCACCTGGGCGAGCGCCGCCGCGATCATGCCCTGGTCCAGCGCGAGCACGTGGTCGCTGACCCGGCCCGTGTTCACGTCGACCGAGTCGCGGAAGCCCAGCCCGTCCTCGTACGCCCCGAAGTCCCGGGCGATGCGCTGCAGGTTGGTGACCGCCTCGTCGCGCGCGAACGGCATCGCGAGGAAGGAAGCGTGCGGAGTGACGACGCCGCCGGAGGTGTAGCCGTCGACCGCCATGCCGAGGGCGTCCACGCCGTAGGTGGCATAGCCGCCCGCGGGGACGTCGGCAGGGGAGAAGCCCCAGTAGCCGTAGGCCTCCTCGACCATGCCGTGCTCGATCTGACTGCGGACGTAGCGCTGGTGGTTGAGCCCCCACGCGCCCGGTGACCACGCGGCCTCCGGTACGAACAGCGGCACCATCAGGGCCTCGAACATCGATCCGCCCCAGGAGGGGACGATCTTGCGGCCCCGATACGTGTAGTGCCCGCGCCACAGCCGCACACCGTCGACCGTGACCCACTCACCCTCGGGCTGCTGGTCCTGCTCGGCGCCCGGCTCCAGGGTGCGGAAGGTGTGCCAGTAGTGCTCGCCGGGCAGCGAGCCGTCGGCGATACCGAGGTAACTGGCCATGCGTGGCTCGGTGTTGAGCGCGCCGTACCAGTGTGGGGTGAAGGTCTCGGTGGCCGTGGAGTACCCGCCGTGCAGCTGGCCGGGGTTGGCCGCCGGATCCGCGGCGTCGTACGGCGTGTAGTAGAACGACCAGTCGGCGTCCGCGAGCAGCCGTGCCACGCGTGGGCGCAGCTCCGCGTCGGCGTCGGCGGCAAGCCTCAGGCCCGTGACCAGCCACGCGTTGTCGACGGATGACAGGAACGGGTCGACCGGGTCGCCGCTGCCCGGCCACGAAGTGAGGGTCTCGCCGGTGTAGGCGTCGTACCAGTTGAGCCAGAATCCGTGGGCGCGCTCAAGCCGTTCGACGGCGCCGACCGTGCGGGCGAGGCGGCGGTGCATCGTCGTGGCGTCGATGACCCCGAGCCCGCCGGCCGCGACCGTTGCCCACAGCCCGCAACCGATGTTGGTCGGTGAGGTGTTGACGGACGGCGTGAGCCTGCTCGCGGTGACGTCCATCGTGTCGGCGGTCAGGCCGAAGTCGGTGGTCAGGGCTTCGATGGAGCGGTACGTGTCGCGGAACCAGCGGCGCAGCAGGGCGTCGGTGTCGGCGCCGGCGGCCGTGCCGGTGGCGCCGAGAGCGAGGGCGGTGGACGCGCCTGCTGCGGTGGCGAGGAAGGTGCGGCGTTTCATCCGTTCTCTCCTGTGAGGGGGGCGTGGTCAGACACGGGACAGGTGGAGCGAGCGCAGGCCCGGCAGCGGGACGTCGAGCGACAGGGACGCGGTGCCGTCCGGTGTCGAGGTCAGCGGCGGGAGTGGCTCGTGGGGCAGGGGGGTGCCGAATACGCCGCGGGCCGTGAGCCGGGTGTCGCCCAGTGCGCCGCAAGCCGTCGGGGCATCGGTGGGAAGGGTGTCCGAGCAGTGCAGTGAGGCCGCGTATGAGGCATCCGGGGCGAGGCCGGTCACCCGCACGACGGCCGTGCGGTCGAGTGCCGGCGATCCCGATGACATACCGGTGCGGTCGGCGGCCGTGTTCCACACCACGACGTGCACGTGCGAGCCGTCGTCCGTGTGACTCGCCACGGCGCGGACCAGGGCCTGGGCGCCGTCGCCGGTGACGTGCGGGAGTGCGGTGCCGGTGGCGTCGACCGTGACCGTCACGGTCGCGAGGGCGATACCCCGTGCCTTGACGCACCCGGGAACGGGCGTCGGGGTCGGCGCGCCGGGGCCGTCGTCGCTCAGGGCCGCGACCTTGTACCAGTAGCCCCGTCCGGGTTCGGCCCAGGTGTCGGCGTACGCAGGGTGAGGGA encodes the following:
- a CDS encoding endonuclease/exonuclease/phosphatase family protein — its product is MADLGIPTAGDGLHVMSLNLQVHWDNPPHTWPERRQTVADLLRRARPHLIGTQEGLRHQVLDVEAALGEYGGGHGWIGEGREGGDDGEFMAIFYDRRRLTPLTHGHFWLSGTPDIPASNTWGGGCPRMVTWVHFRDLATGGELFAANTHFDHASAHARERSAALLAERLSALAPDLPTIVTGDFNTPAGPNSPPYTRLLADTGLTDAWDTAEERGPDLGTFHDYRPPVPGGERIDWILVSRGVRVRSAHANTFAPGGRFPSDHLPIEAVLHTAPRPSPEDHTP
- a CDS encoding alpha-amylase family glycosyl hydrolase, which encodes MTPRRPATEWLTDAVLYQIYPQSFADSDGDGIGDFAGAEARLDHLAWLGVNTVWFNPCFASPFRDAGYDVSDYLTVAPRYGTNDDLVRLVDAARSRGIRVLLDLVAGHTSDEHAWFKASADDPSDQRYIWADTETAPPGFVASPGTRPGFYQPNFFESQPALNFGHARTNTDEPWRLPVDAEGPRANRRALRDIMDHWLSLGLSGFRVDMAASLVKDDPGHVETAKLWRELRGWLDDSHPHAALLSEWGDPAISVPAGFHADFFLQFGSANDGLYLRSLWNNFAGTVSDPWTPQTPYFDASGEGSARTFIDGWREARDAVGDAGFIALPTANHDFSRLACGPRAAEQLPAAFAFQLTWPTLPAIYYGDEIGMRYVPGLPDHEGSRLGPRYNRAGSRTPMQWDDTPNAGFSTAPADRLYLPVDPDANRPTVAAQQADPDSLLNLVRRLIALRRATPDLGPAGSTEVLHDGYPLAYVRGGRYLVVVNPSGQHADTAAPKDTATPVVASGVTVSGGRISADGFGYGIFEL
- a CDS encoding GNAT family N-acetyltransferase; this encodes MTTPHSIRTANESDLPALRTLVQAALVHDRDAADVLDLLWTQAASRPRLRLLAETDGHPVGLVVGALGPATEDAPATGHIDLIAVHPQAQSRGIGRTLLTRAEELITAAGATRLMMRGRPPYYAWPGIDIRYTRAVCLAESSGYTRGREGLNMSVDLPTAPLDTAADEARLAAAGVQVRRLTAQDEKPFLAWMARWGGTWDGEAARALAYDPPRGHVAVREGADAVEYVGFACHGVNRRSWFGPMGTDSALRGMGVGTVLLRRCLADQLAAGLDEAEIGWTGPVHFYARGVEARLGRVFWTYSKDI
- a CDS encoding sulfatase family protein, which encodes MTDPMHVQGRRPVRRPNIILMMTDDHAVPAIGAYGSVINRTPAVDRLAAEGMRFDNAFCTNSICSPARATLLTGAYSHVHGMTTLEQPGQKFDARQPSFPEMLQAAGYQTAIVGKWHLGHGGVSDPCGFDHWEILPEHGQYHDPTFLTADGENEYRGYVTDIITDLALNWLDRRDPERPFALLIQHKAPHRAFEPAERHRHLYEHEEIPAPATLHDDYANRAGAAAEGRMRMSDLLPQDLKMPVPEGLSEREEREWRYQRYIKEYLRVIAGLDENVGRVLHHLDVGGLADDTVVAYTSDHGFYLGEHGWFDKRFMYEPSLRIPLVVRWPGVVEPGSSCDELVANVDYAQTILDLAHVPAHERMQGRSLLPLLRGERPDDWRDAVYYRYFEHLDVCHGVQANYGIRTRTHKLIHYPGHGSGQVGASPRTRAPQWELFDLERDPDELHNRYDDPGYAQVVEDLTARLTALQLAYLDTPEHVSAEEPR
- a CDS encoding glycoside hydrolase family 3 N-terminal domain-containing protein, with product MLRRYEDQVKVLLDQMTTAEKLGQLQQLTWTGETGPGGGQTAHIEAAARAGLLGSVLNIHGAAHTNALQRMAVEESRLGIPLLFGLDVIHGFWTTFPIPLAQAASFDPEVARRDAEVSAAETRSNGVRWTFSPMMDVTHEPRWGRIAEGCGEDPYVNAAFAVAKVRGYQGADDGGELTEGERIAACAKHFVAYGGAEGGRDYNTVDVSEQRLRNHYLPPFKAAVDAGVATVMAAFNTVAGVPAHGNPHTMNTILKEEWGFDGFVVSDYTGVEELVAHGFAEDGADAARLAFGAGLDMEMVSTNVTEHGERLVADGLIGESRLDDAVTRILRLKFALGLFDQPYTDEAAEIAGPTPAAREAARAAGARSTVLLKNDDGVLPLERTTPSIAVVGPLANSTDLHGTWAGPGGFRLPSVSILDAVRTAAPGARVTHAGDDIAAAVAAAQGAEVTVVVVGEPPALSGEAAVRSDIALPRGQEELIAAVAATGKPYAVVLLNGRPLTIGGWLDTAPAVLEAWHPGIEAGHAVADVLFGTVNPGGKLPVTFPRSVGQIPVYYNHENTGRPAHVPGADPKFVSKYLDLDESPQLPFGYGLSYTTFTTGAPELLRDEITRDELAAGETLEVTVTVTNTGDRVGDEVVQLYIHDVAASVAQPVRRLRGFERVTLEPGESTTVRFRLGAEDLGFWTNDPAGTYVVESGRIDVYAGTSSTARARCTLRIL
- a CDS encoding glycoside hydrolase family 3 protein, encoding MPSVRTGQPSSVLLTLADQVLQPGFHGTVAPDWIRRRLGDGLRSLLLFGPNIRDRAQTAALTDALRAENPDVLIAVDEEGGDITRLEATTGSSYPGNLALGTIDDTAVTTAVARSIGAELRAVGIDLDYAPDADVNSNPDNPVIGTRSFGADPALAARHTAAWIRGLQSAGTAACAKHFPGHGDTDKDSHTDLPVVAMDADRIAELALPPFRAALAAGARAVMTAHLLIPAHDAEHPATVSPRLVTGLLREELGFDGLVVSDAVEMRAVRARYGLTGAAVRALAAGVDLVCLGNTSGEAEFTALRTAIAQAVERGELPEERLAEAAHRTAGFTAWQRDLAKTAAVAPPDRELGLTAARRALRLTPPGAPALPLKKAPVLVEFGIPGTVVQGDGVPWGLGSALSSLLPGTVRVALPAVAPYDDARTHSIVAQAAGRPLVIAVRDAHRRPAVGDWLRALLTRRPDAIIVELGFPRPGVGGAVRIDTHGAARVCGQAAAEALAGRTLPHT
- a CDS encoding MalY/PatB family protein; the protein is MPSDRDPSIINPLEQLTIDQLRARTSMKWTTFPADVLPLWVAEMDVPLAEPVAARLHEAVEAGDTGYPSGRAYARALQSFAADRWGWRGFEAEQTAIVPDVMMGIVEALRLITSSGDAVVVCPPVYPPFYAFVTHADRRVIEAPLGPDGRLDMETLRAAFASAQRVSARTVLLLANPHNPTGTVHTRAELVAVAALARSFGVRVVSDEIHAPVVLPGAEFVPYLTVPGAEDAFALHSASKAWNLAGLKAALLVAGPHAVDDLHRLPEEVSHGPSHVGILAHTAAFEKGRPWLDALLRGLDTNRALLADLVAERLPGLALMWPEATYLAWLDCRALGLHTTSPTAAAPVVSDIAGPARLFLDRARVALSSGHVFGSGGAGFVRINYATSSAMLREAVDRMAAAVSALEAP